From one Actinomyces sp. Marseille-P3109 genomic stretch:
- a CDS encoding PucR family transcriptional regulator has protein sequence MLMVSDLMDRADLGVRAVLLPVPSAAVTWVVATELLQPASYLEGGELVLTTGLVMADAEADTWREYVVSLVEAGVAALGLGTGIVFDAVPEDLREACRIGRLNLLEVPLEVSFASISREVGAMLQATGPDGGAEGAGDEETLVLQQLTRAAAKDNQSAIMRALASILRGEVSLRDATGRTVVGPFGPAAPGVDDEVAECIDRIRPAGMRGAGALGLGEMRLVVRPVGITGEPESYLATVHRETLTRAQTLGVDLAWSFLNLIAESSKAFTGWLLQLVGAAAEHLLAGEVVQGLALADQAQDLVRKRLPSPARRLMSGTGGGHQWRVICLEGGGAAVAGLSSALARLLVERRGSPAGEGLLWRTDRDGTRLTILGEAEHVPALLEDDRVAPWAGRMRIGVSGSAGIADLPRAAQQALSVCTGARQVGQAVRWEDSGPPSVTDLLDQDKARAFARARLRGVAEQPELLELLEIYLSEAGAVQRIAERLGVHRNSVAARLVRLRRALGVDIEDAEQRANLWIASYFLKK, from the coding sequence ATGCTGATGGTGTCGGATCTCATGGATCGAGCGGACCTGGGGGTTCGCGCGGTGCTCCTGCCCGTACCGAGCGCCGCGGTCACGTGGGTCGTCGCGACCGAGCTCCTCCAGCCGGCTTCCTACCTCGAGGGCGGTGAGCTCGTTCTCACGACAGGCCTCGTCATGGCGGATGCCGAGGCGGACACATGGCGGGAGTACGTGGTCTCACTGGTCGAGGCGGGAGTCGCCGCGCTCGGACTGGGAACCGGCATCGTCTTCGACGCCGTGCCCGAGGACCTGCGCGAGGCCTGCCGGATCGGGCGGCTCAATCTCCTCGAGGTCCCCCTCGAGGTCTCCTTCGCCTCCATCAGCCGTGAGGTGGGGGCCATGCTTCAGGCGACCGGGCCCGATGGCGGTGCCGAGGGGGCGGGCGATGAGGAGACCCTGGTCCTGCAGCAGCTGACGCGCGCAGCCGCCAAGGACAACCAGAGCGCGATCATGCGCGCCCTGGCCTCGATCCTCCGGGGGGAGGTGTCCCTGAGGGACGCCACGGGACGCACCGTGGTCGGCCCCTTCGGTCCAGCGGCTCCGGGAGTCGACGACGAGGTTGCCGAGTGCATCGACAGGATTCGTCCGGCAGGGATGCGAGGGGCCGGGGCGTTGGGGCTCGGCGAGATGCGCTTGGTCGTTCGACCGGTCGGCATCACCGGTGAGCCTGAGAGCTACCTGGCGACCGTTCATCGGGAGACGCTCACGCGTGCCCAGACTCTGGGAGTCGATCTGGCCTGGTCGTTCCTGAATCTCATCGCCGAGTCCTCCAAGGCGTTCACCGGATGGCTCCTCCAGCTCGTGGGAGCGGCTGCCGAGCATCTCCTGGCGGGCGAGGTCGTGCAGGGACTGGCCCTGGCCGACCAGGCCCAGGATCTCGTCCGCAAGCGCCTCCCATCTCCGGCGCGGCGGTTGATGAGCGGTACCGGCGGCGGTCATCAGTGGCGCGTGATCTGTCTCGAGGGCGGCGGTGCCGCCGTTGCCGGGCTCTCCTCGGCGCTGGCCAGACTGCTCGTCGAGAGACGGGGGTCTCCGGCGGGAGAGGGTCTTCTGTGGCGCACGGACCGGGACGGGACCCGTCTGACGATCCTCGGGGAGGCCGAGCACGTTCCCGCGCTTCTCGAGGACGACCGTGTCGCGCCATGGGCGGGGCGGATGCGGATCGGGGTCAGCGGCTCTGCCGGCATCGCCGACCTGCCGCGGGCCGCACAGCAGGCGCTGTCCGTCTGCACCGGTGCTCGGCAGGTCGGACAGGCGGTGCGCTGGGAGGACTCGGGGCCGCCGTCGGTCACGGATCTGCTTGACCAGGACAAGGCCCGCGCCTTCGCCCGCGCTCGCCTCAGGGGCGTTGCCGAGCAGCCTGAGCTGCTCGAGCTGCTGGAGATCTACCTCAGCGAGGCAGGGGCGGTTCAGCGCATCGCCGAGCGTCTGGGGGTGCATCGCAACTCGGTCGCCGCACGCCTCGTACGCCTGCGCCGGGCGCTCGGCGTCGACATCGAGGACGCCGAGCAGCGGGCAAATTTGTGGATTGCGTCATATTTTTTGAAGAAGTGA
- a CDS encoding aminobutyraldehyde dehydrogenase — translation MSLPLLQNFINGRFVPAATDTTVEIVDPRTEQTVAQCPVSGPADVDAAYDAALKAFESWRLTTPAERQTLLLRLADALEANADRLVEAQRRNTGQLAEMVRSEEVLTGASQLRFFAGAARVQSGVASGEYAEGLNSQLRREPIGVVGQIVPWNYPLMMLIWKVGPALAAGNTVVLKPSVNTPESAVVFAEIAGEILPPGVFNLVLGTGETGRLLSSHPVPGLVALTGSVRAGADLAEQASRNVTRVHLELGGKAPAIVFADADIEATAEGIAAAGLFNSGQDCTAATRVLVESSVAKEFTDALVRHAESLRTGPIPEEEAFYGPLNNARHFASVQKIVEERPAHSNLLTGGHRVGETGYYYAPTIISGLKQDDALVQQEVFGPVLTVQEFSSDDEALALANGVDYALSSSIWTTDHQRVLRFSRDLDFGCVWVNCHIPLVAEMPHGGFKRSGYGKDLSVYGVEDYTRIKHVMSAL, via the coding sequence ATGAGCCTTCCTCTCCTCCAGAATTTCATCAACGGAAGATTTGTTCCAGCAGCGACCGATACCACGGTCGAGATCGTGGATCCCCGAACGGAACAAACCGTCGCACAGTGCCCGGTCTCAGGCCCCGCCGACGTCGATGCCGCCTACGACGCCGCCCTCAAGGCCTTCGAGAGCTGGCGACTGACAACGCCGGCGGAACGCCAGACACTCCTGCTCCGGCTCGCCGACGCCCTGGAGGCCAATGCCGACCGCCTCGTCGAGGCCCAGCGCCGCAACACCGGTCAGCTCGCCGAGATGGTCCGATCGGAGGAAGTGCTGACAGGCGCCTCCCAGCTGCGGTTCTTCGCCGGAGCCGCCCGCGTCCAGTCGGGTGTCGCCTCGGGTGAGTACGCCGAGGGGCTGAACTCGCAGCTTCGCCGCGAGCCCATTGGCGTCGTCGGTCAGATCGTCCCGTGGAACTACCCCCTCATGATGCTCATCTGGAAGGTCGGGCCCGCTCTGGCCGCAGGCAACACGGTGGTGCTCAAGCCCAGCGTCAACACACCCGAGAGCGCCGTCGTCTTCGCCGAGATCGCCGGTGAGATCCTCCCGCCCGGGGTCTTCAACCTGGTGCTCGGCACCGGCGAGACCGGGCGCCTCCTGAGCTCTCACCCGGTGCCCGGGCTGGTCGCGCTCACGGGATCGGTGCGCGCAGGCGCGGATCTCGCCGAACAGGCGTCCCGCAACGTGACCCGCGTTCACCTGGAGCTCGGAGGCAAGGCCCCCGCCATCGTCTTCGCCGATGCCGACATCGAGGCGACCGCCGAGGGCATCGCCGCCGCAGGGCTGTTCAACTCCGGGCAGGACTGCACCGCCGCCACCCGCGTCCTGGTCGAGTCCTCGGTCGCGAAAGAGTTCACCGATGCACTGGTGCGTCACGCCGAGTCCCTGCGAACCGGTCCGATTCCCGAGGAGGAGGCGTTCTACGGCCCCCTGAACAATGCCCGCCACTTCGCCTCCGTGCAAAAGATCGTCGAGGAGCGGCCCGCGCACTCCAACCTGCTGACCGGTGGGCACCGCGTCGGCGAGACCGGGTACTACTACGCGCCCACCATCATCTCGGGGCTCAAGCAGGACGACGCACTCGTGCAGCAGGAGGTCTTCGGGCCGGTCCTCACCGTTCAGGAGTTCTCCTCCGACGACGAGGCCCTGGCCCTGGCCAACGGCGTGGACTACGCGCTGTCCTCGTCCATCTGGACGACCGATCATCAGCGCGTCCTGCGATTCAGCAGGGACCTGGACTTCGGCTGCGTCTGGGTGAACTGCCACATCCCTCTCGTCGCAGAGATGCCGCACGGCGGATTCAAACGGTCCGGGTACGGCAAGGACCTCTCTGTCTACGGCGTGGAGGACTACACGCGTATCAAACACGTCATGAGTGCCCTGTGA
- a CDS encoding universal stress protein: MRILTAFTNSLGGRDSYHLGVSLAEAFSCSLDLVTVVKGGDGRYLLDVTDHAFQDVVATQVDDWMTEIIEEHRPRVPVSKYLRYSPSFPEGIIASAEELEADLLVAGGGRHGVMGRVSLGSVGQTLLNSSTVPVALSPRGMRHAPLDGLSRITVMLGESGRWRGLLSTARTFADRAGVPLRLVTVAAGDSQDTTEIEERTEALLAEVRLDLKGLDDQRVQVVHAQGMSAAVLAMEWSRNELAFLGSARLAQSGRLFLGPDANKILRVLPVPLVAVPAAAADVGGGP, encoded by the coding sequence ATGCGCATTCTGACGGCCTTCACCAATTCGCTCGGTGGTCGAGACTCCTATCACCTGGGTGTGTCTCTCGCTGAAGCATTCTCGTGCTCACTCGATCTCGTCACCGTCGTCAAGGGCGGCGATGGACGCTATCTGCTCGACGTCACCGATCACGCGTTCCAGGATGTCGTCGCCACGCAGGTCGACGACTGGATGACGGAAATCATCGAGGAGCACCGGCCTCGTGTGCCGGTGAGCAAGTACCTGCGGTACAGCCCCTCGTTCCCCGAGGGCATCATCGCCTCGGCCGAGGAGCTCGAAGCCGACCTGCTCGTGGCCGGCGGAGGCCGTCACGGGGTCATGGGGAGGGTGTCTCTCGGTTCCGTGGGGCAGACACTGCTCAACTCCTCGACTGTTCCGGTCGCCCTGTCTCCGCGAGGCATGAGGCACGCCCCTCTTGACGGGCTCTCGCGCATCACGGTCATGCTGGGGGAGTCCGGCAGGTGGAGGGGGCTGCTCAGTACGGCCAGGACCTTCGCCGACAGGGCTGGCGTCCCGTTGCGCCTCGTCACGGTGGCGGCCGGTGACTCGCAGGACACTACAGAGATCGAGGAGCGGACTGAAGCCCTGCTCGCCGAGGTGCGCCTGGATCTGAAGGGGCTGGACGACCAGCGTGTCCAGGTCGTCCACGCCCAGGGCATGAGTGCCGCCGTGCTGGCAATGGAGTGGAGCAGGAATGAGCTGGCCTTCCTGGGATCGGCGCGCCTGGCCCAGAGCGGGCGCCTGTTCCTGGGGCCGGATGCCAACAAGATCCTGCGTGTCCTGCCCGTGCCGCTCGTCGCCGTCCCGGCGGCCGCGGCCGACGTCGGAGGTGGACCATGA
- a CDS encoding APC family permease — MSTKTTDTGSGLSRKGLAEGSVGLLGAIVIGVSCIAPPYTLTGALGPTVSEVGKQVPAIFLVGFIPMLLVAFGYRELNAAMPDSGTSFTWSTRAFGPWVGWMNGWGLVVATVVVLSNLAAIAVDFFYLLIAQVVRRPAIAELTDNVWINTLTCLVFITLATWIAYRDMQTTQKLQYWLVGFQLTVFLGFGAVAIFRYFTGTAVNPTPFRFEWLNPFAVDSLRTFVAGVSLSLFIYWGWDVSLTVNEETDDAGSTPGRAAVLTVMTIVSVYMFVTIGSMMFAGLGKDGIGLGNPEIQDNVFFALARPVLGPFAILMSMAVLISSAASLQSTFVSPARTLLSMGYYGAMPEKLGQISPRFLTPGRATVVSAIAASTFYTLLRFVSTTVLWDTVQTLGAMIAFYYGLTAFAAVWYFRRQWFRSVRSFFFTLVSPGLGGLTLFSLLGLTLKDSLDPSYGSGSQVFGVGLVFVLTLALILLGVVLMLVQYVRAPAFFRGEVIARSDAVADETKTATD; from the coding sequence ATGAGCACGAAGACCACTGACACCGGGAGTGGGCTGTCGCGGAAGGGACTGGCCGAGGGCTCCGTCGGTCTGCTCGGCGCCATCGTCATCGGCGTGTCCTGCATAGCGCCCCCGTACACCCTCACCGGCGCACTGGGGCCGACCGTCTCAGAGGTCGGCAAGCAGGTTCCGGCGATCTTCCTCGTCGGATTCATCCCGATGCTCCTGGTCGCCTTCGGGTACCGAGAGCTCAATGCGGCGATGCCCGACTCGGGCACCTCCTTCACCTGGAGCACCCGCGCCTTCGGTCCGTGGGTCGGGTGGATGAACGGTTGGGGGCTGGTTGTGGCGACCGTCGTCGTCCTATCGAACCTCGCGGCCATCGCCGTCGACTTCTTCTACCTGCTGATCGCGCAGGTGGTCCGCAGACCCGCCATTGCGGAGCTCACCGACAACGTGTGGATCAATACCCTCACCTGTCTGGTCTTCATCACGTTGGCGACCTGGATCGCGTACCGCGACATGCAGACCACCCAGAAGCTCCAGTACTGGTTGGTGGGGTTTCAGCTGACGGTGTTCCTCGGCTTCGGTGCGGTGGCCATCTTCCGGTACTTCACCGGGACCGCCGTCAATCCGACGCCTTTCAGGTTCGAGTGGCTCAATCCGTTCGCCGTCGACTCGCTGCGAACCTTTGTGGCGGGCGTTTCCCTGTCCCTGTTCATCTACTGGGGCTGGGACGTGTCTCTGACGGTCAACGAGGAGACGGACGACGCCGGCTCCACCCCCGGGCGTGCTGCCGTGCTCACCGTCATGACCATTGTCTCGGTGTACATGTTCGTCACGATCGGATCAATGATGTTCGCCGGTCTGGGCAAGGACGGGATAGGACTGGGCAACCCCGAGATCCAGGACAACGTCTTCTTCGCCTTGGCCAGGCCGGTCCTGGGGCCGTTCGCGATCCTCATGTCAATGGCGGTGCTGATCTCGTCGGCCGCCTCTTTGCAGTCCACCTTCGTCTCTCCCGCCCGCACCTTGCTGTCGATGGGATACTACGGAGCAATGCCGGAGAAGCTCGGCCAGATCTCTCCGCGCTTCCTCACCCCCGGTCGTGCCACAGTCGTCTCGGCGATCGCCGCCTCGACGTTCTACACGCTGCTGCGCTTCGTGTCCACGACCGTCCTGTGGGACACGGTCCAGACCCTGGGGGCCATGATCGCCTTCTACTACGGGCTCACCGCCTTCGCCGCGGTGTGGTACTTCCGAAGGCAATGGTTCCGCTCGGTGAGGTCCTTCTTCTTCACGCTGGTGTCGCCGGGGCTGGGAGGCCTCACCCTCTTCTCGCTGCTCGGCTTGACCCTGAAGGACTCCCTCGACCCGAGTTATGGATCGGGCTCACAGGTCTTCGGCGTCGGTCTCGTCTTCGTCCTCACCCTCGCCCTCATTCTCCTGGGTGTGGTACTGATGCTTGTGCAGTACGTCCGAGCACCGGCTTTCTTCCGCGGGGAGGTGATCGCACGATCCGACGCTGTCGCCGATGAGACGAAGACGGCGACTGACTGA
- a CDS encoding aspartate aminotransferase family protein produces MSINMERVAELMEIESKRLNERTKGSGDMYSRARHSLSGGVASSYQLREPWPIYLERGQGPKVWDVDGNEMWDFHNGFGSMLQGHAHPVIGEAIQERYSKGTHFAAPTEDALVVAENLSNRWGLPKWRYTNSGSESTMDAIRIARAYTGRDTVMKIFGSYHGHHDTVMVSIGVEYDKIGDRDNLASLPYGGGIPDATVRMTVPVPFNDAEAMERRIIRLTDEGRKPACVIMEPAMMNLGVVLPEPGYLEQVREITRRHGIVLIFDEVKTGLCIGPGGATKRFGVTPDMVTMAKALGGGLPSGAIGGTEEVMSVVEDHTVFQVGTYNGNPLAMAAVRANLEKVLTPEAYAHLDHLNERILAGCTEVIERYDLPGYAVGVGGKGCVTFSPKKVVDYESFKEHQNAELSELAWLFNMNRGIFMTPGREEEWTLSVTHTDEAIDAYVSCFEELAEAITAG; encoded by the coding sequence ATGAGCATCAATATGGAACGAGTCGCTGAGCTGATGGAGATCGAGTCGAAGCGCCTCAATGAACGGACCAAGGGATCCGGCGATATGTACAGTCGCGCGAGACACAGTCTTTCCGGCGGCGTCGCCTCCTCGTACCAGCTGCGCGAGCCCTGGCCCATTTACCTCGAGCGCGGGCAGGGGCCGAAGGTCTGGGACGTCGACGGCAACGAGATGTGGGACTTCCACAACGGCTTCGGATCGATGCTTCAGGGGCATGCCCACCCGGTGATCGGTGAGGCCATTCAGGAGCGGTACAGCAAGGGCACCCACTTCGCCGCGCCGACTGAGGACGCCCTGGTGGTAGCGGAGAACCTCTCGAACAGGTGGGGCCTGCCGAAGTGGCGCTACACGAACTCGGGCTCGGAGTCCACGATGGACGCCATCCGCATCGCACGCGCCTATACCGGTCGCGACACGGTCATGAAGATCTTCGGCTCCTACCACGGGCACCACGACACCGTCATGGTCTCGATCGGCGTCGAGTACGACAAGATCGGCGACCGCGACAACCTGGCCTCCCTGCCCTATGGAGGCGGCATCCCCGACGCCACCGTCCGGATGACGGTGCCGGTGCCCTTCAACGACGCCGAGGCCATGGAACGCCGCATCATCCGGCTGACCGATGAGGGTCGTAAACCCGCCTGCGTCATCATGGAGCCGGCCATGATGAACCTGGGGGTCGTGCTGCCGGAACCGGGCTACCTGGAGCAGGTTCGCGAGATCACCCGGCGACACGGCATCGTGCTGATCTTCGATGAGGTCAAGACCGGCCTGTGCATCGGACCGGGCGGCGCCACCAAGCGCTTCGGAGTGACTCCTGACATGGTGACCATGGCCAAGGCCCTCGGCGGCGGTCTGCCCTCGGGCGCCATCGGCGGCACCGAGGAAGTCATGTCCGTGGTGGAGGACCACACTGTCTTCCAGGTGGGCACCTACAACGGCAACCCCCTGGCGATGGCCGCCGTACGGGCCAACCTCGAGAAGGTCCTCACCCCGGAGGCCTACGCCCACCTCGACCACCTCAACGAGCGCATTCTGGCCGGCTGCACGGAGGTCATCGAGCGCTACGACCTTCCGGGCTACGCGGTGGGCGTGGGCGGCAAGGGCTGCGTCACCTTCTCTCCCAAGAAGGTCGTCGACTACGAGTCCTTCAAGGAGCACCAGAACGCGGAGCTGTCCGAGCTCGCCTGGTTGTTCAACATGAACCGGGGGATCTTCATGACTCCGGGCCGCGAGGAGGAGTGGACGCTGTCAGTGACCCACACGGATGAAGCGATCGACGCCTACGTCAGCTGCTTCGAGGAGCTTGCCGAGGCGATCACCGCCGGGTGA
- a CDS encoding ClbS/DfsB family four-helix bundle protein, whose translation MKHYTSGEELIAEIRKRAELFIAEFDDVPASGLHTLKDGVDRTPTQMIAYQLGWMDLLLGWERDERAGREVVTPAPGHRWNRLGGLHISFYEQWRDASLLRLQEACRQRVDDVVALVASLSQDELFTSGQRAWASSTPSAWPVARWIHINTVAPFTSFRTKIRSWKRR comes from the coding sequence ATGAAGCACTACACCTCCGGCGAGGAGCTCATCGCCGAGATCCGCAAGCGCGCCGAGTTGTTCATTGCCGAGTTCGACGACGTCCCCGCCTCCGGGCTCCACACGCTCAAGGACGGTGTGGACCGCACGCCCACGCAGATGATCGCCTACCAGCTGGGGTGGATGGACCTGCTGCTGGGCTGGGAACGAGACGAACGGGCCGGACGGGAGGTGGTCACGCCCGCACCGGGCCACCGGTGGAACCGGCTCGGCGGTCTCCACATCTCCTTCTACGAGCAGTGGCGGGACGCCTCACTGCTTCGGCTCCAGGAGGCTTGTCGGCAGCGGGTCGACGACGTCGTCGCCCTCGTGGCATCGCTGAGTCAGGACGAGCTCTTCACCTCCGGACAGCGGGCGTGGGCCTCCTCGACGCCGTCGGCCTGGCCGGTGGCCAGGTGGATCCACATCAACACGGTGGCGCCCTTCACCTCCTTCCGCACGAAGATCCGCTCCTGGAAGCGCCGCTGA
- a CDS encoding peptide MFS transporter has product MSTTPTPVEDDLRSGRMITSRWRPTTLRITPSKDDRGLFGHPRGLPWMLNVEMWERFSYYGMRAILLYFITDTAANGGLGLSANSGQVILASYSAAVYLLAIPGGIFADRVIGPWLSTLYGGMVIMAGHICLSIPVVATSWLGIVLVAVGTGFIKPNLSTIVGGLYDDDDPRRDAGFQLFYMSVNVGSLASPLVTGWLREHYGYHAGFSSAAVGMAFALVAFVYGRHKLSAFAFTVPNPVRSEERQRLLLVSAVTVAGAAALVTILTLLTGSLLDAISTAMLIIPAGAALGYFALMFRSPKVTARERTHLRAYIPLWIGAVLFFMISEQAAGKMATFAKDNTDGHMPLVGWVINPETYQSINPATIVILAPFIGWLFTRRAGRFPSTIMKFAISVLIIGASAFILGYGFQIWTGGDRLAPWWFLAVVFIIQTVAELFLSPVGLATTSALAPKSFASQTMSLWLLTTATGQGLAGFIIAQTKNVANSTYYYGLGVVTVAVAIVLFVVAPWTERKMADVGVTSQD; this is encoded by the coding sequence ATGTCAACGACCCCGACTCCCGTCGAGGACGACCTCAGAAGCGGCCGGATGATCACCAGCCGATGGCGGCCCACCACCCTGCGCATAACGCCGTCGAAGGACGACCGCGGACTGTTCGGTCACCCTCGGGGCCTGCCGTGGATGCTCAACGTGGAGATGTGGGAGCGCTTCTCCTACTACGGCATGCGCGCCATCCTGCTCTACTTCATCACCGACACCGCGGCGAATGGCGGCCTGGGCCTGAGCGCCAACTCCGGCCAGGTCATCCTGGCCTCCTACAGCGCGGCCGTCTACCTGCTGGCCATCCCCGGAGGGATCTTCGCCGACCGGGTCATCGGGCCGTGGCTGTCCACCCTCTACGGCGGGATGGTCATCATGGCCGGGCACATCTGCCTGTCCATCCCCGTGGTGGCCACCTCCTGGCTCGGTATCGTGCTGGTGGCCGTGGGCACCGGCTTCATCAAGCCGAACCTGTCCACGATCGTCGGGGGCCTCTACGACGACGATGATCCACGGCGCGATGCCGGCTTCCAGCTGTTCTACATGTCGGTCAACGTCGGGTCGCTGGCCTCTCCCCTGGTGACCGGCTGGCTGCGCGAGCACTACGGCTACCACGCCGGGTTCTCCTCGGCCGCCGTCGGCATGGCCTTCGCCCTGGTGGCCTTCGTCTACGGGCGTCACAAGCTCTCCGCCTTCGCCTTCACCGTTCCCAACCCCGTCCGCTCCGAGGAGCGGCAGCGGCTTCTTCTCGTGTCGGCGGTCACCGTGGCGGGCGCAGCCGCGCTGGTGACGATCCTGACTCTCCTCACCGGCAGCCTGCTCGACGCCATCTCCACCGCGATGCTCATCATCCCGGCAGGCGCCGCCCTGGGGTACTTCGCACTCATGTTCCGCTCCCCCAAGGTGACCGCCCGCGAGCGCACCCACCTGCGCGCCTACATCCCCCTGTGGATCGGCGCGGTCCTGTTCTTCATGATCTCCGAGCAGGCCGCCGGCAAGATGGCCACCTTCGCCAAGGACAACACTGACGGCCACATGCCGCTGGTCGGCTGGGTCATCAACCCGGAGACCTACCAGTCCATCAACCCGGCCACGATCGTCATCCTGGCACCGTTCATCGGCTGGCTCTTCACCCGGCGGGCCGGCAGGTTCCCCTCGACCATCATGAAGTTCGCGATCTCGGTGCTCATCATCGGAGCCTCCGCCTTCATCCTGGGCTACGGGTTCCAGATCTGGACCGGCGGCGACAGGCTGGCCCCGTGGTGGTTCCTGGCCGTGGTGTTCATCATCCAGACCGTCGCCGAGCTCTTCCTGTCCCCGGTGGGCCTGGCGACGACGTCGGCGCTGGCACCCAAGAGCTTCGCCTCCCAGACGATGAGCCTGTGGCTGCTGACGACTGCCACCGGTCAGGGGCTCGCCGGCTTCATCATCGCCCAGACGAAGAACGTCGCGAACTCGACCTACTACTACGGCCTGGGCGTGGTGACGGTCGCCGTGGCGATCGTCCTGTTCGTCGTCGCCCCCTGGACGGAGCGCAAGATGGCCGACGTCGGAGTCACCTCGCAGGACTAG
- a CDS encoding peptide MFS transporter, translating into MAQSMSGPTAAADDLEDDVAQSGRLISSRWRPTTLRTAPSREDRGLFGHPRGLPWMLNVEMWERFSYYGMRAILLYFITDTVARGGLGLSANSGQVVIALYGMAVYLLAIPGGIFADRVIGPWLSTLYGGMVIMAGHICLSVPVTALSWLGIVLVAVGTGFIKPNLTTIVGGLYDDDDIRRDAGFQLFYMSINIGAFASPLLTGWLREHYGYHAGFSSAAVGMAFALVAFVYGRHKLSAFAFTVPNPVRPEERQRLLLGSIGVLVAIAVVVAVLQVLTGSLVTTVATAGLLIPVGAAVAYFVVMFRSPKVTAGEHTHLRAYIPLWVGAVLFFMITEQAAGKMATFAESNTDLRLPFFGWSTTAEAYQSVNPAAIVLLAPLVGMLFTRRAGKFPSTIMKFVIAVLIVGFSALMLGYGFQIWPGGQDLSPWWFLALVYVIQTVAELFLTPVGLATTTALAPRSFASQAMGLWWLSVAAGQGVAGFIIAQTEDISDATYYYGLGAATLLMALVLFAVAPWTQRQMADVEAATAE; encoded by the coding sequence ATGGCACAGTCCATGTCAGGTCCGACAGCAGCTGCTGACGACCTCGAGGACGACGTCGCCCAGTCCGGTCGCCTCATCTCCAGCCGATGGCGGCCCACCACCCTGCGCACCGCGCCGTCGAGAGAGGACCGGGGGCTCTTCGGTCACCCTCGGGGCCTGCCGTGGATGCTCAACGTGGAGATGTGGGAGCGCTTCTCCTACTACGGCATGCGCGCCATCCTGCTCTACTTCATCACCGACACGGTGGCGCGCGGGGGCCTGGGCCTGAGCGCCAACTCCGGTCAGGTCGTCATCGCGCTCTACGGGATGGCCGTCTACCTGCTGGCCATCCCCGGGGGCATCTTCGCCGACCGGGTCATCGGGCCGTGGCTGTCCACCCTCTACGGCGGGATGGTCATCATGGCCGGGCACATCTGCCTGTCCGTCCCGGTCACCGCGCTGTCCTGGCTGGGGATCGTGCTGGTGGCCGTGGGCACCGGCTTCATCAAGCCGAACCTGACGACCATCGTCGGGGGCCTCTACGACGATGACGATATCCGCCGCGACGCCGGCTTCCAGCTGTTCTACATGTCCATCAACATCGGCGCCTTCGCCTCTCCGCTGCTGACCGGCTGGCTGCGCGAGCACTACGGCTACCACGCCGGGTTCTCCTCGGCCGCCGTCGGCATGGCCTTCGCCCTGGTGGCCTTCGTCTACGGGCGTCACAAGCTCTCCGCCTTCGCCTTCACCGTCCCCAACCCCGTCCGCCCCGAGGAGCGACAGCGGCTTCTTCTGGGATCCATTGGGGTCCTGGTCGCCATCGCCGTTGTCGTCGCAGTCCTTCAGGTGCTCACCGGCAGCCTGGTCACCACCGTCGCCACGGCGGGTCTCCTCATCCCGGTCGGTGCGGCCGTGGCCTACTTCGTGGTCATGTTCCGCTCCCCCAAGGTCACTGCCGGCGAGCACACTCACCTGCGCGCCTACATCCCCCTGTGGGTCGGCGCGGTCCTGTTCTTCATGATCACCGAGCAGGCCGCCGGCAAGATGGCCACCTTCGCCGAGTCCAATACGGACCTGCGCCTGCCCTTCTTCGGATGGTCGACCACCGCTGAGGCCTATCAGTCGGTCAACCCCGCGGCGATCGTGCTCCTGGCTCCGCTGGTCGGCATGCTGTTCACCCGGCGGGCGGGCAAGTTCCCCTCGACCATCATGAAGTTCGTCATCGCGGTGCTCATCGTCGGATTCTCGGCGCTCATGCTGGGTTACGGATTCCAGATCTGGCCGGGCGGACAGGACCTGTCCCCTTGGTGGTTCCTGGCGCTGGTCTACGTCATCCAGACCGTCGCCGAGCTCTTCCTGACCCCGGTCGGCCTGGCCACGACGACCGCCCTGGCCCCCAGGAGCTTCGCCTCCCAGGCGATGGGACTGTGGTGGCTCAGCGTCGCCGCCGGCCAGGGAGTCGCCGGGTTCATCATCGCCCAGACCGAGGACATCTCCGACGCCACCTACTACTACGGCCTGGGTGCGGCCACGCTCCTCATGGCCCTGGTGCTGTTCGCCGTCGCCCCGTGGACGCAGCGGCAGATGGCCGATGTCGAGGCGGCCACCGCCGAGTGA